In one window of Palaemon carinicauda isolate YSFRI2023 chromosome 2, ASM3689809v2, whole genome shotgun sequence DNA:
- the LOC137620895 gene encoding uncharacterized protein, translated as MAGKGKNAHAALPADKQGNFEAVRKALIEAYKLSPENWRRQWRGLTKSPTTSWSDWGFQKDRLNTFWVEVAKCTTYDNLLELFKIEDFHWNAPPALSIYISEKNPATFRTCCEYADEYELVWFNSGPPSSVPSGKSKPRQNLISPTKCGLCGRSNHLEANIRLKLSGQSTESTKQTNKPKVKVAKPNYASAYCEVYLLRGIQRVPLRSMKAVEPEPETENAPPEEDKWLADIDLGEVPWLSEVARKPSSYSNESKPRTPETYSEGAVLLTTTGNEANPSTSPGVSGESEGEVSITPEDLGSRTELIKSQLLDKTLKTYRKAAYSDEAEMTNLSKENFLLKEGVLFRVTRGPHDPAEALCRQVVVPRNLRLAVLRMAHEGLGGHFGVKRTTHLIQPHFFWPGLQKRVKAYVASCHPCQVAGNPNQVVPRAPLQPIPSAGIPFHDVLVDYVVPCPVVSVEIVSY; from the exons atggcggggaaagggaagaatgctcATGCTGCGCTCCCTGCCGATAAACAGGGTAATTTTGAGGCCGTCAGGAAGGCCTTGATTGAGGCCTATAAACTAAGTCCTGAAAATTGGCGCCGTCAGTGGCGTGGGCTCACCAAGTCCCCCACGACATCTTGGTCTGATTGGGGTTTTCAGAAGGATAGGCTCAACACCTTTTGGGTCGAGGTTGCAAAGTGCACTACTTACGACAACCTCCTAGAGCTCTTCAAAATTGAGGACTTCCACTGGAACGCCCCACCGGCGCTCTCAATTTACATCTCTGAGAAAAATCCAGCCACGTTTAGAACATGCTGCGAGTATGCTGATGAGTACGAGCTAGTCTGGTTCAACTCGGGGCCCCCCAGCTCAGTCCCATCGGGTAAGTCTAAGCCCCGGCAAAATCTGATCTCCCCTACCAAGTGTGGCCTTTGCGGGAGATCTAACCACTTGGAAGCCAACATTCGGCTGAAGCTATCCGGTCAGTCAACTGAGTCCACGAAGCAGACAAATaagcccaaggttaaggtggcgaagccgaactatgccagtgcatactgcgaggtat ACCTCCTAAGAGGCATACAGCGCGTGCCCCTCAGGAGCATGAAAGCAGTTGAGCCGGAGCCCGAGACTGAGAATGCCcctcctgaagaagacaaatggctagctgacattgaccttggagaagtaccttggctaagtgaggtggcGCGAAAGCCCTCCTCCTATAGCAATGAGTCTAAGCCTCGTACCCCGGAAACCTATTCGGAAGGAGCAGTGCTGCTCACCACCACAGGGAATGAAGCTAACCCAAGTACTAGCCCAGGGGTCTCGGGGGAGTCTGAGGGAGAAGTGTCCATTACCCCAGAGGACCTCGGGAGTCGGACGGAGCTTATCAAATCTCAGTTGTTGGACAAGACGCTGAAAACCTACAGGAAAGCTGCTTACTCAGACGAAGCAGAGATGACTAACCTCTCAAAGGAGAATTTCCTGCTGAAGGAAGGGGTGCTCTTCAGAGTCACCCGAGGCCCTCACGATCCTGCAGAAGCCctttgccggcaagtagttgttccccgtaatctccgcttggcggtgctacgtatggctcatgagggattgggaggacactttggtgtgaaacgcactacccacctaatccagcctcatttcttctggccgggattGCAGAAGAGAGTTAAGGCTTACGTAGCttcctgccatccgtgccaagttgccggtaacccaaaccaggtggtgccgcgggctcctctccaacccattccatctGCAGGTATCCCCTTCCATGATGTACTAGTGGATTATGTGGTCCCCTGCCCCGTAGTAAGCGTGGAAATCGTTTCTTATTAA